The following DNA comes from Cryptococcus deuterogattii R265 chromosome 2, complete sequence.
GTCAACGATCTCGGAGGATGGCGAGTCAAATTGGCGCCAGCATAAGCACACGCTAACTTTCAAATAAGGTATAATTCATCACTGTTATTGCATTATTGTCGGCTCGCACCCCACGTCCTTCGCCCCATGGTCCACGCCTTAAAACTCTGGGCCTCTTCTCACAAATTAAATGACCCTTCGGGCGCCAGGGCCCCTGCAACGATGTCTTCATATTGCCTGACTTTGATGGCCATTGCCTACCTCCAACACATCGGCCATCTACCAAACTTGCAAGCGGATACCAATGTCCCAGAGGTCTGCAGACCAGAAGAAGGCACTTCGGAACATGATGCAGTTTGGATTTCTTGGGGAAAGGGGCAAGGTGTCAAAGCGCATGTGGGATTCAGCCTGTCTCCTCCTGATGACTGGAAACCATCGATACCGAACCTCACTGCGGCTGACGCCATCCGGGGGTTCTTTGAAGTTTTCTCTCTTAATGGGTCAGCCCCACTACGTGGCGAAAAATTTGATAGAGTCATTCAAATTGTTTCTATCCTCCAAGGTGGTATTGTACCCCGGGCGAAAGAGTATGGCCAAGAAGTAAGGGAATCGCAACAAAGGAGGGACACGCTCCTTAATCTGGCCTCCTCACTGGAAAGGATCAGGCAGGCGGAGGACATGATTAGATAGGAGAGATttaaagaggaagaaagaatgagAAAAGGGGACAGAGGCATACAGCCCAGAAATTGGggtgaaaaaaaaaatggtcGTGCAAGATCCCTTTTTGTGGCTCAAAGCAAGTGTGAACTacctctttcctcaaagACATGAGCTTACGAGGTTTGAAGGATTGCACCGGGATGATGTCTAGAGAAGATCTTGACAGATGGTGGACTGTGAGTAAAAAAGGAATGTATTAAGGCGTGCGTCACTGAAGTTGCGCAGACGGTGGACAATACACACCGAGTCATCAAGCTCATAGGAAAAAACTTTACTTTGGCAGATTCACTCATGCTTTAATCTATTCCATGGGTTGGGTATGCGAACAAGAGTGGAAGAACCAGACGTCGACACTCGCCGCATGTGAAGAAATTAATGGGTAGTGACCCTGACAACCGCTTATCAGCAGGGCATAGATGTATACACCTCTGCGGAGAagttcttttctccatgtTCCTAATGGAAGTGCGTTGTCCATTATCATAACCATGCAATATCTTTTGGGCCTTATAAATGCTGTAAGAGGTCCACAAGTGTGACTCTCAAAGTGAAGAACCAGCCAATATCCAGAAGATCAATTTATCTTTTACCGCATTCCTACTATAGCAACCTGGCCAATATCACCTGATATCTGAATGACCGCCGTGCTTTACGCGATTCTATAGCAATGCAGGCAAACGATATCACACTTCACTTTGTAACAGTGATTCATTAATGTTCCCAAAGACTGAAAAATGCCATTAATAAGCCTCGTCATATGGGGGGCgtgataaaaaaaaaaacaaaaaaataGAGAAAAAAACACAAAAAAATCTCCCCGGTGCGAGTCGAACGCACGACTTTCAGATGTGAAGTTGTTAACCAATTACAGTCTGACGCTCTAAACCACACTAAACTACGGAGAGTTTGTTGATGttcaaaaacaaacaatATATATAAATATCACAATTATTTTCATATTTATAAAGATTTTGCCTTCTAACTTATTCCGACCATGTATGGTATTAGTACAATCTACACAAATTGGATCATCTATCCACACTGCTACACGGATAATCCATGTATTCGATCCGTCTTCTCATATAGATCCTCACTGACGGCTTCTTGCGTTCGTTCATTCAAACCTATGCTTGTTGGATGGAGTTCCGAACAGGAGTCGTGAAACAACAAGAGAAATGAGCCACATGTGTTGAAAGGAATAATGAATCGCATTTAGTGAGCCACAGTCGTCTTTCACTTGGTTTTGCACTTCATGTTGTGCAGATCACGGTCAAGTACACTGTAATCATAGTCTGTAGACGGCAGCTCTTATATGGACATGGCTGTGAGCCTCTCCCGCGGATTTTGCCCATTCCAGAGCTCCCGCCCGTCGACGGTCTTGGTAAGTTGAGGTAAACCCGTCTGTTCAATGGCGAAAGAAGCAGCAACACTGCCCCACCTCACCGCTTCCAGATCGTCAATATCACAGCGTTAACATGGAGCTGGACTGGACCACTTACCCTCGTCCAaactctttccttctgAGAGTGCGGCAGCTACTCCTCCCATGAATGCATTGCCTGCCCCGGTGGGGTCTatcaccttttcctcataGCCACTCCTCTCTTTATTCCAGTAGGCTGGGACCCATTTTACTTCTGGTCGATATCCTTTTGGGTCGGCGGAAGCATAACAGCAACCCAAGTGACCTGCGCGGATGACAGCACCTATGCGAGGTCGCAGATATGCCAGGGAGCGACAGACTTTGGTAAGAATGGCTTTAAAGTCATCGTCCGTGAAGGTGGGATCTGCCAAGAGAGAGTAAAGGCGGAGCGCTTCGTTCTGGTTTGGTCTGAGATCATCCATCAGTCCTAATCCTCCGAAGTAAGTGCCGCACTTACCCCAAGATGTCGACGTGGGATGCTATGGAAGTGACGACCTCCAACGACTCATCTTCCGGCTCCCAGACGATGAGAGGAGACCATCCTTTGGAATCTTTGAAATTGTTGATCTCATCGAGTATTTTTCCGGCCCGGGGTGCAGGATAAGAGATGAAATGAATTACCGAAGGCACGATGTCTTCAAAATGCGTCCCACTGAGGGAGTTCGGTGTAAGAAGAACAGGCTGGGATAGATATTCGAACCTAAATGATGCGCATCTGTCAGGAAAAATTGTATGATTATACTTCAACGTAGCCCATACCCTCTTGTCTCGCCTTGATACCGATTGACTGCCCTTGCAGTCGGAAGCCCGTCAGTTCTCTCTCTGAAAGCCCACATTTCATCTCCGTAGGATTCGAGTGCATTTTTGAGAGCTCGGGGAAACGTCGAAAGAGTGTAGTCTACAATCATGCCCAGctgagaggatgggaggaatGCACGAGCTCCAATTATCGCTATATCATAATGGCGTCGTCAGTGCGACACTATAGAAAAAGTATGTATCGCCGTCTGGATGACGAACCGTAGgtgcctcctccccctATCTTTATCTATGTTAGCTATTGAATTAAACTTAAGGTGCATGATGTATACCTGATCGGGCTGCTCTACGGGTCTTTCGATGCCGTCACTACCAAGACGAGTAAAAGtgtcgatgatgaagtgTTCTATGTTGTTCGTCAGTGTAAGCGCTTCTGAATAAATCACCAGAGCTAACCCAGGGTCAACACTTTCAGCGACCTGGACATGACCATGATGTTCCGGGTGTAGGGGGCCTAATTACTTATTTTTGCTTTATAGACAAGCGAAAATGAGCATTAACGAAAACAGCAACAAAAGCAGACGAAGTAAATGTGACGTGTTCCAGTCTTATGCGGAACTCGGCGGACCTAATGGATGGTATAGGTCGGCTATTCATTGCAAAGATAAGATTTCAATgcccttcgtcttcctATTCGTCCGTTCGCGCCGTATTGATTTATTGACCCTCCGATAATTTAGACACGTGCTGATTATCAATCTCGTGATTACTGGATACTCGACGAGAAATATTTGTATAATCACAGTCATTATTTCGCATATAAAAGTCAAAGAAGCATCCATTCTCTTTTGAATAACTGCCCAGCAACCGAAAGGGAAATCTTAACGTAGACTATTATGGCTGGACTTTATCATGATCAGTTCGGGCGTGAAGTAGCCAAAATCcagctccttctcatcaatCCTAACTCTACCTCGACTTTCACTCAAGATGTGGCTAGGCATCTCCACCCTCGCCTTCCAAATGATGTCGGAATAACTTTTTATACCCCTCCTCCAGAGGCGCCAGCTAGTATAGATGGCCCATTGGATGGGATAAGTTCCACTGCAGTCATTCTCAAGGATCTCGAGCTCCAGCCCAAGGGCCAAGCTGTTAATGCGCCTGAATACAGTAGTGGAATGTCAAGGCTTGCTACTGGCTACTCAGGTATCGTGGTTGCTTGTTTCTCAGCGCACCCTCTAGTTCCTGTTCTAAAGGAGCTTCTTGCGGGGTATGACCAACCTCCGCCAGTGCTGGGGATACTAGAATCAAGTATTCTGGCAGCATTACAGCTTGGACCAACCTTTGGTATTGCTACTACAGGCCCCCGTACGTCTGAATACACTGCACCGAAGCATGCGCTCTTCGAAATGTCGCTGATGAACCAGACAGAATGGGAACCCCTCTTTGATGAGGCCGTTCGTGCGATGGGCATATCTCCAACACGCTATACAGGAACCAAAGGCACAGGTTTCAACGCCGTCAGTTTGCATGGCGATAAACCAGCCGAAGCCTTATTGGAGGCTTCTTGTTTTCTAGTTCAGAAGGGCGCGAAGGTTATTATTCTTGGATGTGCCGTAAGTTGAGGCTTGCGCCAGTCATGTACGTAACTGAAGGCGTTCAATAGGGCATGGCGTCCATGCGGGCATCCTTGCAAGTGCAGTTAGCCGACAGGATGGGTCAGTCGGTGCCAGTAATAGATGGAGTATCTTCTGCGGTGGATATGGCCATAGGATATGCGAGGATGGGAATCGGTAGGACTTTTGGCCCTGGCGCGAACGAGCACTCACCGGCGACTTAACTGTTGAGCAAGGAATACCAGGGGGGTCCGGCAGTGTGGAGAGACTTTATTAAGTCGGCATTTCTTTCCTTGGGAAGTAAGCGCCTTTGTTCGTTTGAAGTAGGAAAGATGCATTTTCAGCCAACCGAACCTCTTATTATCGTTCACTGCTGTCGTCTGTACTTGACGCCATAGACCTTTTGGATTTGAAGCTGTGATTCGTATCCATATTACGTTGCTTCACAGCACTATCAAGCCCTCCTTAATCAAATTGCGATGGATGTTTTGGCATGTTGGGGCGTCACCTCTGATGCTGCGGAGTGGCCGCCACGAGGAATGCTCGGTGTTGAAAGCGAAGCCCGGCAACAGTAGTCGCACAGGCTCTTCAACGAGTGTATGAGTTCAGTCACTAGCAGGAGGGTAAGGTACATAAGCATACCACGTCCTCAAATGCACACATACATATGTCATTATACTTTGTCATACGCTAACGACTTAAAATGATTAgaaacaagaaggaaacgACGGAAGCGAACAACGAACGAAGGCTGACCATTCAGCCGCCGGcgggggaaaagaaaggaagaagggcgaaaTGTTATTACGTAAATGTAATATTTCTGATTGCTCGATTTTTGTCTGAGGACGCTGGCATGCAACTTCTGTAATTTACAGCTCTATCTCCTATAACTCCCTCTTGCTGTGTCCTCAAAAACCCTTCAAGATGACCACATCAGTAGAGCATCCGACCAAAAAGCGCCAAAAGAAGCAGGTTAAATCCCCCGAATCTGCTGCCGGGCCATCGCAGcaaccctcctcccccggCCGCCTCTTCGCGCCTTTCAGAGCTCTGGGCTATGTCACAGATCACGTACCCTTCGCGATGTTTGTTCACACTCCTAGTGGAGCGCTTGCTACACCTACTGTGAACATAACGACGTCAGTGGGGAGAAGCTGGCTGATGTGGGATGCGTCAAGGATGACTTTAGTATTCGCTGGTCCGTGCCATTCATGATGTTTGAGACTAACGCTGATCTTCGAGTCAAAGGGGCTGATACCGGAAACCAAATAAATGGTTTGACGATGACTGGAACAGACATATATGCCTCCTCTGGCTCCAGAGTCCTCAAGTACCACCGAGGCAAGGAAGTGGGTAACTCCTGAAAGAAGGTTTCCCCATTTGTGAACTGACAGCGAAGCGAAGGtggcttcttttctctctccagaTGGGTCGACTCTGGGACAGATGTTAATTTTTGGTGATGATTTCCTGGTCCTCAAAAAAGACGGCACAGGAATGTTCGTGTTTGATTTGGCGACTCGGCGTAGGTTACTTTTTTCAACGGCAAAGTGAAGCTAATTTCTCTTAGATCTGAGGAATCAGATTGCTTTTCATAGTTCATTCACGGCATCTTCGATAATGCATCCCGCCACCTATCTGAACAAAGTCCTGGTAGGCAGTAGAGAGGGTGAATTGCAGTTGTGGAATGTCCGAACATGGTGAGTTGGCTATCGTTGGCGTCTCTTCGAATGCTGAGTATTTTTTCAAGTGCCCTTGTCcactcttttcctcatcccaCCCCATCCAACCCCTCTCCTATAACTACCATTGTACAAACGCCTGCTGTTGATGTTGTTGGTATTGGTCATCTCGATGGATCCATCCGAATCCAAGACATCAAACATGGCGATTTAGTCATGCAAATGAAGATTGAGGATGGTGCAGTGTCCTCAATGTCATTTCGAATGGGTaatcctttctttttcatgAGTATGTATTTTTCTAAACTGTGTCTGTAGACGGGCCGTCAATCTTGGCCACCGCATCTTCAACTGGTTCAATATCTATTTGGGATCTCAACAAGGGTGGAAGGATATTGCACACCCTTCGGGGTGCACATGATCAGAGTATCAGCGGCCTTCAATGGGTTTCTGGGCAGCCTTTGCTGATATCTTCCAGTTTCGACAACAGTGTCAAGGTTCGTACTTAATCAAGACTTGTCTTTCATGTTCTAATTACTTTTCTTGTAGCAATGGCTCTGTGATTCTCCGACTGGGATGCCAAGACTACTCAAGCTGCGCGGTGGTCATCACGCCCCTCCAACTTGTGTTAGATATTAcggggaagatggaaaacAGATTTTGACAGCTGGTAAAGACCGGGCTCTTAGGTACACCAGTGTCGTTCGGGACTCTCGAAGTTTCGAGCTCTCCCAAGGTAAGCTATATATAGGTCTGAAATCATTGAATACTAATGTGAATTCGGCAGGTTCATTGGTGAAAAAGGCTATCGGTCTTGGAGTAACCGTTGACCACCTCAAATTCCCCCCAATCACTGCCATCTCGAGCTCGTCCATGCGCTCCAAAGATTGGGAGGACGTTCTCACCGCTCATTCTGAGGATGCCGTTGCTCGCACCTGGCGTGTCCAAGAAAAACGTCTGGGCCCATGGACttttgagcttgaagatggtTATGCTCAGTCGGTATGCGTCACCGCTTGTGGTAATTTTGGCTTTGCAGGATCTTCCACTGGAGAAATTAGGATGTGGAACATGCAGTCTGGGAAAGAGCGCAAATCTTTTGCTCTTACGGGCGCCGCGCCTGGTAACTCGAAACCTAAAATTATCTCGCAAAGCAAAGGCGCTGTGAAGGCAAAAGTAGAGAAGGCTGAAAGAACTAAGGGCAATAAGTCTGTACAGGCTATCACAGGCCTTGTAACAGATGCGTTGAACACCACGGTTGTTGCCAGTACGCTTGAAGGAAAACTTCACGTAAGTTTCAAAGCCCCATGTAGAAATAGAAGATGCTCAATCCAAGTGCAGTTCTTTGACTTTCATAGCACTAAAAAACTAGACGAAATACAATTAGAGTCTTCTATAACAGCCATCTCCCTCAATCGCGACAGCGGGCTACTTGCGGTGATCTGCGATGATCTGGTTATTCGTCTCGTTGACATAGAATCCCGCAGAGTCGTTCGAGAACTAAGAGGTTTCAAAGGTCGTATCCTTGATGTCGCCTTTACACCCGATTCCCGTTGGGTGATTGCCACTTCTCTTGATTCTATCATTCGTACCTACGATATTCCTACTGGTAAACTTGTTGACGCGTTCAAAACATCTTCCATCGCTACCAGCGTGACATTTTCTCCTACCGGGGACTTTTTGGCTACAGCCCATGTCGACAGTGTGGGAGTCTATCTTTGGGCAAACAGGGCCCAGTTTACAGATGTGGCATTGAGGCAtcttgaggaggataaTGACATCGTCGAGGTGGGATTGCCCACAGTTCAGGGATTGGATGCAGACGCCGGTAAGATCTTCCTTTTAATGGCAGTCTTTCTCTAATCCATGACAGATATCGAGGGTATCGAGGATGTCGGTGCACCGGAGTTTACAGACATCTATACCACTCCTGATCAAATTGACGACTCGTTGGTCACGCTCTCTCTTATACCCAGGTCAAGATGGCAAATGCTTCTCAATCTCGAGACCATAAAAGTAAGAAACCTGCTTGGAATTCTGATCCGAAGAAGCTAATCAATTCCTAATGTAGCAACGGAACAAACCTAAAGAGGCTCCAAAAGCGCCTGAAAAGgctcccttcttcttgcccacCATAAGCGGACTTGAGACTCAGTTCGATTTGTCCGCCGTTGATAAGAACCagacagaggaagaactcCGTAAGGGGAAGAGACTGGAACTGGATGGTAGCTGGTTAGAAAGCGAATTCACAAGAAGATTAAgtggggaggatgagacTGGAAGCTGTGAGTCGTACTCTTTCGGACAGAATTAGAAACTTACTGTAAGTAGACAACGCGTTTTTTGAGTACATGAAGGCCCTGCCTCCCTCCACTCTCGACCTTGAAATTCGATCGCTCATCTCTCTCGCCCACCTTTCCTCATTTATCAATGCGCTCACCCAACGACTCAAATCACACCGAGATTATGAAGCCATCCAGGCCATCATGTCTGTCTTTTTGAGAGTGCACGGCGATATGTTGATCGCCAATGCGGAGTTAAAGGAAAGCcttgaagagctgaaggtggagcaagaaagagaaagtaAAAGGCTGAGAGAACTTGTGGGGTATGCTTTGGGGACCTTGGGTTTCCTTCGTGGCACTTGATTTGCTTGTCTTGTACAATACGGGAGATGCAAACATAGTCATACATAATAACTGGTACAAAAAACACATATTTTGAATCTAACATTTCGGTTACTGGTCTTCGGGGTCCTGGTAATTTGCCATGGGATCATCGTAGGCCTGCCTTGATAATCGATATGCCTCTAATAGACTGATTGGCGACAATCCATATAGCGCGTTTCAAAATACAGACTTACCGAGCTCTTCCTGGGTGACATCTgtcttccccttttttgTCTGCTGCCAGGCCTCGTCTTcacccatcttctttctcttcttctcctccttaAGAGCCCTCTTGAGCCTCTCCTCATCTAAATCgagctcttctccatcctcagGACGCTTACCATATTCCGGCAAATCCCGTCCCCTCTCCTTGCCTTTCTTGGCCTGGCTAGAAGCAAGATCCTCGAGATGCCGTTTGGCAAGAGTCTTGCGCTCCTTTTCggcagcttcttcaatctgAGCGCGTTCGCTAGACGATGCCAGCAGTgcggaagcagaagaggaagcgtTTGCCGATTTGCCAGCTTCGCCAGTACAGTACGATCCAGGAAGAACGGAGTGGCAACAGGCGAAACCCCACTGCGAAGTAGGAAGATCGTAATAAGAGCCCCAGACGGCGGTATGATTATGGATGTAGACTGCGCTCATCTCAGTAATGAGGCAAGGCAAAAAATATATGAGGCAAGGCGAAAAATATAGAAGAGCttaccatcttcatcataCTTTGATCGGGCCTTGGCGCGTTCCCGCCCTTTGATGACTTGTCCCGATCGAGAATATTCCACGTCTAATTATATATTAGCCTCCCCCTGTTGACGATATATACTTGCAATTTGCTTACAATTTTCAGTCTGACCACTCAACAGCTCCTTTGGCATTCTTTGCAAATGTTCTTCGCCGCCATACTTGGCCAATATCGATGTCTTGTTGGTATCCTTGAGGAcctcctttttctgttGAAATTCGCGATGCAACAATTCACCCGCGGTAGGGTTAGCTGAGACATTGATGTTGCTACCCTTCTGAGCAGATTGCCAGGCAAACAACTGAAGCTTCTGCATGTTGGTCGCGTCGCCCGAGTACCGCTGGAAGTTGTCGCCAGCGAATTTCATCTACAACATGTCAGTATTAGACTTGGCTAAATAGATAGTCACTTACATCTTCAGGGTTCATGTTCTTAACAGGGGCATCTCGCATTGATCTCGTCTTGGGGTCATAATATGCCGAAGTCTCATCTAGATTGATGAGATATTTCGCAGTATCCTCTCGAATACGCAGGTTTCGCACAGTGATCCTAGTTTTGGTGTCTAATTTCTGACCGACCTGATCGGCCGCATCGGCATACTT
Coding sequences within:
- a CDS encoding U3 small nucleolar RNA-associated protein 21, which produces MTTSVEHPTKKRQKKQVKSPESAAGPSQQPSSPGRLFAPFRALGYVTDHVPFAMFVHTPSGALATPTVNITTSVGRSWLMWDASRMTLVFAGADTGNQINGLTMTGTDIYASSGSRVLKYHRGKEVASFLSPDGSTLGQMLIFGDDFLVLKKDGTGMFVFDLATRHLRNQIAFHSSFTASSIMHPATYLNKVLVGSREGELQLWNVRTCALVHSFPHPTPSNPSPITTIVQTPAVDVVGIGHLDGSIRIQDIKHGDLVMQMKIEDGAVSSMSFRMDGPSILATASSTGSISIWDLNKGGRILHTLRGAHDQSISGLQWVSGQPLLISSSFDNSVKQWLCDSPTGMPRLLKLRGGHHAPPTCVRYYGEDGKQILTAGKDRALRYTSVVRDSRSFELSQGSLVKKAIGLGVTVDHLKFPPITAISSSSMRSKDWEDVLTAHSEDAVARTWRVQEKRLGPWTFELEDGYAQSVCVTACGNFGFAGSSTGEIRMWNMQSGKERKSFALTGAAPGNSKPKIISQSKGAVKAKVEKAERTKGNKSVQAITGLVTDALNTTVVASTLEGKLHFFDFHSTKKLDEIQLESSITAISLNRDSGLLAVICDDLVIRLVDIESRRVVRELRGFKGRILDVAFTPDSRWVIATSLDSIIRTYDIPTGKLVDAFKTSSIATSVTFSPTGDFLATAHVDSVGVYLWANRAQFTDVALRHLEEDNDIVEVGLPTVQGLDADADIEGIEDVGAPEFTDIYTTPDQIDDSLVTLSLIPRSRWQMLLNLETIKQRNKPKEAPKAPEKAPFFLPTISGLETQFDLSAVDKNQTEEELRKGKRLELDGSWLESEFTRRLSGEDETGSYNAFFEYMKALPPSTLDLEIRSLISLAHLSSFINALTQRLKSHRDYEAIQAIMSVFLRVHGDMLIANAELKESLEELKVEQERESKRLRELVGYALGTLGFLRGT
- a CDS encoding pre-mRNA-splicing factor SLU7; this encodes MLSTSSKYPQSHTQLTPSASLQGGKVSREEYRRQKDLEAARKAGTAPAALDEQGNAINPHIPEYITKAPWYADTGRPSLAHQRINEQGPHLKLDEWYDRGAKAGPAAKKYRKGACENCGAMTHKKKDCVERPRKRGAKFTNKDIAPDELVQQFEGDYDAKRDRWNGYDPASYKHVVEEYEATEEMRKKYREEEIDQQTSTDMAAVKKLAKKDKESKVEDDDDFGSSDEDEDDEDKYADAADQVGQKLDTKTRITVRNLRIREDTAKYLINLDETSAYYDPKTRSMRDAPVKNMNPEDMKFAGDNFQRYSGDATNMQKLQLFAWQSAQKGSNINVSANPTAGELLHREFQQKKEVLKDTNKTSILAKYGGEEHLQRMPKELLSGQTENYVEYSRSGQVIKGRERAKARSKYDEDVYIHNHTAVWGSYYDLPTSQWGFACCHSVLPGSYCTGEAGKSANASSSASALLASSSERAQIEEAAEKERKTLAKRHLEDLASSQAKKGKERGRDLPEYGKRPEDGEELDLDEERLKRALKEEKKRKKMGEDEAWQQTKKGKTDVTQEELEAYRLSRQAYDDPMANYQDPEDQ